The sequence below is a genomic window from Dyadobacter chenwenxiniae.
TCTCCCAGAACGCACTAAACCGGGTAAACGAGAAATTTACGTGGGATAGGGTGGCTAAAAGTGCACATCAGCTGTACATGAAGGCAGCCAATCGTAATTACAACGGGCGCGTTTTCCTGCTGCATGTGAAAGAACTTGAGAGAAATGCTGTAAAAAAATACCAGCCGGGTGCCATCACTTATGCTATTTCCTGAGCTATGCCAGCAAAAGCAGTATTTCTGGATAAAGACGGCACATTGATCAGGGATGTGCCTTACAATGCAGACCCTGAAAAAGTGCTGTATGAAAGCGGCGTATTGGAAGGACTGTCGGCCTTGCAGGCACTAGGCTATAAATTGGTGATCGTTTCCAATCAGCCCGGCATTGCACTGGGACTGTTTTCGCAAAAGCAATTGAATGAATTGATCAACTACTTTCATGAATTCTTCAACAAAAACGACCTGATACTTTCCGGGTTTTATTATTGCCCGCATCTTCCGGCCGAAAATGGGGCACATTGCCATTGCCGAAAGCCGGAACCAGGGTTAATCTTGCAGGCAGCCGCAGATTTGGACATTGATGCACGGGAATCGTGGATGGTTGGTGACATTCTGAACGATGTGGAAGCGGGAAACCGCGCTGACTGCCGGACAATTCTGATCAATAACGGTAACGAAACAGAATGGCTTACCGGTGCTTTTCGGACGCCTGATCATCTGGCAAAGGACTTTACGGAAGCGGTAGGTTATATCCATTCCAAAATTGCAATAGCTTATGCAAGAGCCTAATACATATCAGAATGTGCTTTGTATCCGGGCTGATAATATGGGCGATGTCATCATGGCTTCACCTGCTTTTCGTGCATTAAAAGAGACATTTGGAAGCAAAATTACCTTGCTCACGTCGAAAGCAGGCTCCATCATAGCGCCTTATATCGCATATGTGGATGACCTGATAGCCGTTGATCTTCCCTGGGTGCAAAGCAATAGCCTTGAAAACGGAGCGATTCAGGCCCTGGCGGAGGAGTTGAAACAAAAAGCGTTCGATGCAGCGATTATTTTTACGGTTTACAGCCAGAGCGCGCTGCCAGCTGCCATGCTGGCATTTATGGCGGGTATTCCAGTCCGGGTGGCATATGCAAGAGAAAATCCATATCAGCTGCTAACACATTGGATACCAGATTCGGAGCCTTATGAAATGATTCGTCACCAGGTTGAGCGCGATCTGGGTTTGGTAAAACATATCGGTGCTGAAACCACAGAAAAAAAGCTGCTATTAAATGTCCCTGATGCCGATAGGCGAGCCTTTACCCAAATACTGTCCGGCATAAAGATCGATGTTCAAAAACCATTCATCGTACTCCATCCGGGCGTATCCGAAGAAAAAAGACAATATCCAAAGGTGCTTTGGATAGAAACAGGAAGAGCGCTTGCCCGGCAGTTTGAGGTGCCTATTCTGATTTCCGGATCGCAGGCAGAAAAACAGCTGACAGATGACATAGCAGACGGAATAGGGGAGCCGGCCATTTCGGTTGCAGGTTGTTTTTCGATTGGAACGTTTATTTGTCTGCTGGAAAAGGCCAGCCTGTTGATCTCTGTGAACACAGGAACGATCCACATTGCCGCAGCGACGCAGACACCCATGATCGTGCTTTATGCACAAACGAACCCACAACATACGCCCTGGAAATGCGCGCACCGTATTCTGGAATTCTCTGTTCACGAGCACCTGAGGAGCCGTAACAGGGTGATCCGGCACGTTAACGAAACTCGATATGCCGATCACATTCCTTACCCCACGCCCGGGGAAATCCTGGCAGAAACGAAGTTAATCGGCTCTGCCAGGTTACCGGGGAAATCTATGCCAGCTTTTCTTTGAAAAAGTCGATGGTGCGTTTCCAGGCCAGTTCCGCAGCTGCCTTATCATAGCGCGGCGTGCTGTCGTTGTGAAACCCGTGGTTCGCATCGGGATACATGTGTGCTGTGTATTCCTTCTTGTTGTCTTTTAATGCCTGTTCATAAGCCGGCCATCCTTCGTTCACACGCGTATCCAGACCGGCATAGTGCAGAAGAAGCGGCGCTTTGATTTTCGGAACATCTTCGGCGGCAGGTTGCCCGCCGTAAAAAGGAACGGAAGCAGCAAGTTCCGGAATCCTGACAGCCATCATATTGGCCATAGCACCGCCAAAGCAGAAGCCGACCACGCCGATTTTACCATTGCAGTCTTTGTGATTTTTCAAATATTCGTAAGCCGCGATGAAGTCTTCAGACATTTCATTTCTATCCCTTTTGCTTTGCATTTCGCGTCCCTTTTCGTCGTTCCCGGGATAACCTCCCAACGGCGTCAGCGCATCCGGGGCAACAGAAATGAATCCTGCCAACGCAACTCTTCTGCCAACATCTTCAATATAAGGGTTCAAGCCCCGGTTTTCGTGAACAACCACCACGCCGCCAAGTTTACCGGTTGCGCCGTCTGGGGTTGAAAGCAATGCTTTTATCGTTTTGCCTCCCTTGGGTGAATCGTAGTTAATATAGTCGGATTTCAACCGGGAATCATTGGACTGCACCTGAATCGTTCCCTGATAGTCTGGCATCAGAAAGCTCATCAGCGATGCAACAGTTATGCCGCCAACAGCATATGCAGATAAATTCTGCATAAAATTCCGCCTGTCGATCCGGTCGTGCGCGTAGTCGTCGTAAAGGTCAAATACTTCTTGTTTAATGTCCTCTTTTCTGATCTGGCTCATATTTGTCTGTCATAAAGTTGTTGGATTACACACTTATAAGGAAAGCATTTACTTTCAAAAGTTACCGTCAATTTTGCGAAAGAACACAATCTTTTACATGCCATATCTGATGATTTGCAGAACATTACAGATCATCACAATGTATTTGCTCAACAATATAATCAGGTCAACGGAGCGGTAGAAGCGTCGCATCAGCAGGAATTTTTGCCTAATGTTGTTAACCGTTTGCGATTTTGATGCAGGCAAATTGCGCTATATTTGCCTTATGCACAAGCGTCGTTTGTGGCGGCGCCAGCCAGGAGGAACGGCCTCCCCCGTATTGGGAAAAGTGTTTGGGACGACCCGACTTAAACCGGTATGCGCATTATGGCTTGGTTAACTTTAATTATCGCGGGACTGTTGGAGGTTGTCTGGGCCTACTTTATGAAGCAGTCAAAAGGTTTTTCACTGCTTGTTCCATCCATTATCACACTCGTTGCAATGGCCGCCAGCTTTGGCCTATTATCCTTTTCGATGCGGTCCTTACCGCTGGGAACTGCTTACACAATCTGGACGGGGATAGGTGCAGTCGGTGCATTTCTGTTGGGCGTTGCATTACTGGGTGAGAGCGCCAGTCCGATGCGCATTGCAGCAGCACTGCTGATCCTGGCAGGAATTGTGCTCATGAAAATCTCGTCATAGGAAACGGCAGCTGGATTTCTGCAAACTATTTTATCTGATTAACAGAATGCAAACATGAATGCTTTGACAAGGATCATTTTATTCGCAGGCCGATATGCGGTTGGCATTTTGGCGGTTCTGACCATGCTGAGTTTCAGGTCAGTGCCTGAGAAAGATAGCGGCGTTAAGCAAACCACCACACGGCCAAATATTGTTATCATTATGGCGGACGACCTGGATAGCAAGCAGTTAAGCTGCTATGGAGGACAAAATATCAAAACAAAGAACATTGACCGGCTTGCCGCACAGGGTTTGAAATTCAACAATATCTATGCTTCGGAAGCAATGTGTGTGCCTACACGCGCATCGCTTTTTACCGGCCTTTATCCGGTTCGCCATGGTTCATATCAAAATCACAAACCCGTTTATGATAACCTGAAGAGTGTTGGACATTATCTTGCTGATCTGGGTTATCGCGTTGGCCTGACGGGAAAAGACCATGTTACCAAGCCCAAGTCCGTATTCCCTTTCGACATCATTGAAGGTTTCGAACCCAATTGCGTTTCTGCCACCGATGAATACAGCCTGGATGCAGTAAAAAGTTACATGACGGCGAGTGAAAAGCCCTATTGCCTGTTTGTGATGAGCATTAACCCGCATACTCCCTGGACTTCTGGCGATACAACCGAGTTCGATGCGAAAAAACTGAAATTGCCTGTGGATTGGGTAGATACGCCGGTTACAAGGCGTCAGTATGTTAAATATCTGGCCGAAATACGGCGTCTGGACAATCAGGTGGGCGACATTGCCAAGCTGATTGCAGAAACGGGGCAAGACAAAAATACGATCCTCATCTTCCTGGGCGAACAAGGTGCGCAGTTCCCTGGTGCAAAGTGGAATTTGTGGGATTCCGGACAAAAGAGTTCTATGATCGTAAAATGGCCCGGCAAAGTGAAAGAAGCAACGGAAACAAATGCAATCGTTCAGTATGAGGACATTACACCTACTTTAATAGACATTGCAGGCGGTAAGGCCATTGCCGGACTGGATGGAACAACCTTTCTTCCGGTGTTGAACGATAAAAGCAAAACAGCCAGATCTTTTGCCTATGGCATCCACAACAACATTCCGGAAGGTGATCCTTACCCGATTCGCAGCATTCGCGATGGCCGCTACAAGTTGATTTTGAACTTGTTACCGAAAACCGAATATTACAATCGTTTTATGATGACCCGTGAACGCATGGATCGGAATACGGTTTGGTTTTCATGGGTTGATAAAGCCGTTGACGATGCAAATGCAAAAAAAATCACATCCCGATTCGTGAACCGCCCCGCTGTTGAATTTTATGATTTGCAAAATGATCCTTTTGAGCTTAATAATCTGGCAGCCGACCCGGCGCAGGTAAAACGGATCGAGCGCTTTACAAACGAACTGCGTACGTGGATGGAACAGCAAGGCGATGCAGGTGCGTCCATTGACATTGCGATCAGGAAGTAAACTGCTACTTAGTCGCAAACTGCCCTCGTTTTTGTCGCAATCGGCCCTTCATGGTTGTAATTTGAACCCATAGATTTGTGCCACAACAAATCCAAAAATTAGCCATGCTTTCAGAACCTAAAACAGAGCGCCGGGAAGAGCTGCATTATTTGTGCATCCGCAAAACTGTCCACATGCACAATATCCCGGAAATTCTGCCCCCGCTCATCCCCGAAGTGAAGGAATGGATGCAGGAAAGGAACATTGAAGCGGCCGGGGTGGATTTCTTTTTATATAAATCAATGAATGAAAAAGGGGAGCTGGATTGCGAAGCGGGATTTCCGGTTGGTAAAGCTGTTGAAGGTGATGAGCGGGTTGCAGCAGGAAGTTTCCCTGCGGGACATTACGCCAGCATTATTTATACCGGACATTTCAAAGACATGATGCAGGCCCATGTTGCCTTGGAAAAATGGATCAAAGAAAAAGGGTTTACCGAAAAGGCACGTCAGGAAAACGGCCGCACGGAATGGGGCGGGAGAACGGAATTTTATCTGGTAGACCCTGATTTTGAGCCTAATCCCGATAAATGGCAAACGGAAATCGTCTTTTTGCTGGAAGATTGATAAGAGTCCTCGCTATGCGACCAACGGCTTCATGATATGGAGAAGGCCTTCGAAACTGTCGGGTTTTGTGATGTAATCAGAAGCGCCCAGTTCTTTCACCGTGCGGATGGTTGACGGGCTTGAAGCGGTTGAATAAATAATGACCGGGATATTTTTTAAGCTGTTGTCGTTTTTGATCAGGGTCAGAAAGACTTCACCGTTCATTTTCGGCATATTCAGGTCAAGAAAGATAACGTCTGGCTCCAATTGCTTGCTGATCAGTCTTTTCAGCGCATCATTGGCATCCAGGATCGCATCGAAAGAAACGTTATCAGAAAGCTGGTTTAACGCCGAGCGAAAAATGTCGTGGTCATCCTCATCGTCGTCAATCAGTAGTATATTTTTAAAAGCCATTTTATACGAAGGGGTGTTTGAAACAGAACAAGCCCGGAGTTAGATTCAATGCTATAAATTTATCTTCTTTTCGGGCGAAAACTCCACAGTTGTTCATAAAACCGCTTGATTTAATTAAAATTTAAGGTTGATAAGTTGTCAACACGCCTTAAATGCGCTGATCGGGCGATTTCATGAAGTGGAACGCATATTTTACTGGTAGGCTAACTACGGTCCATAAGTGCCGCCACTAAAAATTATTCACTTTATGAAAACGAATAAGCCATCGGACAACGAAGCTAAACAACCCGACAATGCAAAAATTCAAAACCTTGACCCGCACATCGCCGACGCTACTGGCGAGCTGTTAACTACAAATCACGGTCTTCGAATTAATGACGACCAAAATTCCCTTAAAGCCGGTGAGCGTGGAGCCACCTTACTGGAAGACTTTATCCTCAGAGAAAAAATAACCCATTTCGATCATGAGCGGATCCCTGAACGCATTGTTCATGCCCGGGGATCAGGTGCGCATGGTGTTTTCAAGGTTTATAAGCCAATGGGAGACGTCACAAAAGCCCAGTTTTTGAATGACACAAGCATTGAAACACCTGTTTTTGTGAGATTTTCGACGGTTGCGGGATCAAGAGGATCTACGGATCTTGCGCGCGACGTGCGCGGATTTGCCGTCAAATTTTATACGCAGGAAGGGAATTTTGACCTGGTCGGTAACAATATGCCGGTGTTTTTTATTCAGGATTCGATCAAATTTCCGGATCTGATTCACGCTGTAAAGCCAGAACCAGATAACGAAATGCCGCAAGCTGCTTCGGCGCATGATACTTTCTGGGACTTTATCTCGATTATGCCCGAATCGGCACATATGGTCATGTGGGCCATGAGCGATCGTGCGCTGCCGCGGAGCTATCGCATGATGGAGGGTTTTGGTGTGCATACGTTCCGCTTTGTGAATGCCGAAGGCGTTAGCAATTTTGTCAAATTCCACTGGAAACCGCTTTTAGGCGTGCACGCAGTGGCCTGGGACGAGGCACAGAAAATTTCCGGGAAAGATCCGGATTTTCACAGAAGGGATTTGTGGGACGCCATCGAGAACGGTGACTTCCCCGAATGGGAACTTGGCGTGCAGATCGTTCCTGAAGCAGACGAGTTCAAATATGAATTCGATTTGCTCGATCCAACGAAAATTATTCCCGAAGAGTTGGTTCCTGTACAGCGGATCGGGAAAATGACATTGAACCGCAACCCCGACAACTTTTTCGCCGAAACCGAGCAGGTGGCATTCCACGTCGGCCATATAGTTCCGGGAATTGATTTCACCAATGATCCTTTGTTGCAAGGCAGGCTGTTTTCCTACACCGATACACAGCTATTGCGCTTAGGAGGCCCTAATTTTCACGAGATACCCATTAACCGTCCCATTGTGCCTGTGCACAATAACCAGCGCGACGGGCATATGCGCCAAACCATCAACAGGGGTAAAACGAGCTATAATCCGAACACGCTGGGCAACGGTTATCCGTTGCAGGCCAAAGTTTCGGAAGGCGGGTTCAACACCTATCCTGAGCGCATTGACGCGCGGAAGGTACGGGCGCGAAGCAAAAGCTTTTTCGACCATTTTAGCCAGGCAAAGTTGTTTTTCAATAGCCAGTCCGATCCGGAGAAAAACCACATTGTGGACGCATTAAGCTTCGAGCTGGGTAAAGTAACTGTCCCGGCAATCCGCGAAAGAATGTTGGGTATACTGTCGTTGATCGACAAAGACCTTGCAGGGCAAGTCGCTTTTGCATTGCGGCTTCCGGTTCCAAAATCACTGGAACAGCCTATTAATCACAGCGTTCCGGCAGACGGCGATCCTGCTGATTTCGAGTCATACATTTTTGAAGGATCTTTGACTTCCTCGGAAGCACTGAGCATGGCAAACACTCCAAAAGACAGCATTAAGACGAGAAAAATCGCTTTTCTGGCTGCGGATGGGGTAGACGCGGCTTCATTGCTAACGGTGAAGGCGGCTTTGGAGGGAGCAGGTGCAGTGGTAGAAATCCTTGCGCCGCGCCATAATTACATTGTTGCCGAAAATGACGAAAAGATTCCGGTAAGCCATAGCCTGCTCACGGCCGCATCCGTATTTTATGATGCAGTTTATGTTCCGGGCGGCACGAATAGTGTAGCAACCATTGAGGCTGATGCCGACGCGATCCATTTTCTGAACGAGGCTTTCCGCCACTGCAAAGCCATTGCGGCACATACGGATGCTGTCCAGGTCTTGGAAGCGACCTATTTCGCCAAAAAAATGCCTGCCGACTTCTCAGACAAAAGCATTCTCGCAGAAGGTGTGATTGTGGGTACGGACACGGACGGTTTGGCCGATAAATTCATTTTGGCCATTGCGCAGCACAGATTCTGGGAGCGCGAAAAACCACGCAAAGTTCCGGCATAACCGGACGGTGCAAACGATAAAAAACCCCGTACAGCTTCAAGTTGTACGGGGCTTTTTTATTGGGTTTGGTTTATGCCAGCAGCGTAACTGCTTCGTGGTTACCCTGCTGCAGGGCCAGGTCCTCGACGGAAAGCCCGCGATTGTCCAGGATGGTTTTATCGGCTCCCCGGGCCAGAAGCAGTTTTACCAGATCATTTCTACCGAACATCGCCGCGAACATCAATGCCGTTCCGCCATTGCCGTGCTGCATGTTCAGATCTGCGCCGTTGTCGATGAGCAGTTCCGCAATGTCCGGGTAACCCTTGAACGAAACACCCATTAAAGCGGTGTTGCCACCGAAGTCAAATGCATTGGCGTCAGCACCGGATTTCAGCAGCAGCTTTGCTGTCTCGAAGTGGTTGTTATAACATGCGATGATGAGCGGCGTGTATCCTTTTTCATCCTGAACATCAATGTCAATTCCACGGCTGAGAATTTCCTGTATCACCGGGATGTTACCCAGGCGGGCTGCATGTATAAGGACCTGATCCAAATTTACACTTTCAATATTTCCCATTTACGATGCGTTTGCTTCCAGTTTTTCTTCAATTTCTTCTTTCGTACCGCTTACAAAGTGTTTATCACCACTTTTCAGGATCAAAAGGCTGAACCTGAAATCCGCATCCGGGACGATTTCTTCAATATCCTCATTGCGGACTACAATTTCACTGGAATCATCTTTTAAAATAAAAGTTGCGTTATCCGCCATATTCGCTTGTGTTTAAAATTTTCACGGTCTGAGGAAGAGGTCAAAAATTATGCCATTGGTTCTCAGTTTTG
It includes:
- a CDS encoding D-glycero-alpha-D-manno-heptose-1,7-bisphosphate 7-phosphatase; this encodes MPAKAVFLDKDGTLIRDVPYNADPEKVLYESGVLEGLSALQALGYKLVIVSNQPGIALGLFSQKQLNELINYFHEFFNKNDLILSGFYYCPHLPAENGAHCHCRKPEPGLILQAAADLDIDARESWMVGDILNDVEAGNRADCRTILINNGNETEWLTGAFRTPDHLAKDFTEAVGYIHSKIAIAYARA
- a CDS encoding glycosyltransferase family 9 protein, whose amino-acid sequence is MQEPNTYQNVLCIRADNMGDVIMASPAFRALKETFGSKITLLTSKAGSIIAPYIAYVDDLIAVDLPWVQSNSLENGAIQALAEELKQKAFDAAIIFTVYSQSALPAAMLAFMAGIPVRVAYARENPYQLLTHWIPDSEPYEMIRHQVERDLGLVKHIGAETTEKKLLLNVPDADRRAFTQILSGIKIDVQKPFIVLHPGVSEEKRQYPKVLWIETGRALARQFEVPILISGSQAEKQLTDDIADGIGEPAISVAGCFSIGTFICLLEKASLLISVNTGTIHIAAATQTPMIVLYAQTNPQHTPWKCAHRILEFSVHEHLRSRNRVIRHVNETRYADHIPYPTPGEILAETKLIGSARLPGKSMPAFL
- a CDS encoding dienelactone hydrolase family protein gives rise to the protein MSQIRKEDIKQEVFDLYDDYAHDRIDRRNFMQNLSAYAVGGITVASLMSFLMPDYQGTIQVQSNDSRLKSDYINYDSPKGGKTIKALLSTPDGATGKLGGVVVVHENRGLNPYIEDVGRRVALAGFISVAPDALTPLGGYPGNDEKGREMQSKRDRNEMSEDFIAAYEYLKNHKDCNGKIGVVGFCFGGAMANMMAVRIPELAASVPFYGGQPAAEDVPKIKAPLLLHYAGLDTRVNEGWPAYEQALKDNKKEYTAHMYPDANHGFHNDSTPRYDKAAAELAWKRTIDFFKEKLA
- the sugE gene encoding quaternary ammonium compound efflux SMR transporter SugE is translated as MAWLTLIIAGLLEVVWAYFMKQSKGFSLLVPSIITLVAMAASFGLLSFSMRSLPLGTAYTIWTGIGAVGAFLLGVALLGESASPMRIAAALLILAGIVLMKISS
- a CDS encoding sulfatase family protein, with product MNALTRIILFAGRYAVGILAVLTMLSFRSVPEKDSGVKQTTTRPNIVIIMADDLDSKQLSCYGGQNIKTKNIDRLAAQGLKFNNIYASEAMCVPTRASLFTGLYPVRHGSYQNHKPVYDNLKSVGHYLADLGYRVGLTGKDHVTKPKSVFPFDIIEGFEPNCVSATDEYSLDAVKSYMTASEKPYCLFVMSINPHTPWTSGDTTEFDAKKLKLPVDWVDTPVTRRQYVKYLAEIRRLDNQVGDIAKLIAETGQDKNTILIFLGEQGAQFPGAKWNLWDSGQKSSMIVKWPGKVKEATETNAIVQYEDITPTLIDIAGGKAIAGLDGTTFLPVLNDKSKTARSFAYGIHNNIPEGDPYPIRSIRDGRYKLILNLLPKTEYYNRFMMTRERMDRNTVWFSWVDKAVDDANAKKITSRFVNRPAVEFYDLQNDPFELNNLAADPAQVKRIERFTNELRTWMEQQGDAGASIDIAIRK
- a CDS encoding GyrI-like domain-containing protein, yielding MLSEPKTERREELHYLCIRKTVHMHNIPEILPPLIPEVKEWMQERNIEAAGVDFFLYKSMNEKGELDCEAGFPVGKAVEGDERVAAGSFPAGHYASIIYTGHFKDMMQAHVALEKWIKEKGFTEKARQENGRTEWGGRTEFYLVDPDFEPNPDKWQTEIVFLLED
- a CDS encoding response regulator translates to MAFKNILLIDDDEDDHDIFRSALNQLSDNVSFDAILDANDALKRLISKQLEPDVIFLDLNMPKMNGEVFLTLIKNDNSLKNIPVIIYSTASSPSTIRTVKELGASDYITKPDSFEGLLHIMKPLVA
- a CDS encoding catalase, translated to MKTNKPSDNEAKQPDNAKIQNLDPHIADATGELLTTNHGLRINDDQNSLKAGERGATLLEDFILREKITHFDHERIPERIVHARGSGAHGVFKVYKPMGDVTKAQFLNDTSIETPVFVRFSTVAGSRGSTDLARDVRGFAVKFYTQEGNFDLVGNNMPVFFIQDSIKFPDLIHAVKPEPDNEMPQAASAHDTFWDFISIMPESAHMVMWAMSDRALPRSYRMMEGFGVHTFRFVNAEGVSNFVKFHWKPLLGVHAVAWDEAQKISGKDPDFHRRDLWDAIENGDFPEWELGVQIVPEADEFKYEFDLLDPTKIIPEELVPVQRIGKMTLNRNPDNFFAETEQVAFHVGHIVPGIDFTNDPLLQGRLFSYTDTQLLRLGGPNFHEIPINRPIVPVHNNQRDGHMRQTINRGKTSYNPNTLGNGYPLQAKVSEGGFNTYPERIDARKVRARSKSFFDHFSQAKLFFNSQSDPEKNHIVDALSFELGKVTVPAIRERMLGILSLIDKDLAGQVAFALRLPVPKSLEQPINHSVPADGDPADFESYIFEGSLTSSEALSMANTPKDSIKTRKIAFLAADGVDAASLLTVKAALEGAGAVVEILAPRHNYIVAENDEKIPVSHSLLTAASVFYDAVYVPGGTNSVATIEADADAIHFLNEAFRHCKAIAAHTDAVQVLEATYFAKKMPADFSDKSILAEGVIVGTDTDGLADKFILAIAQHRFWEREKPRKVPA
- a CDS encoding ankyrin repeat domain-containing protein; protein product: MGNIESVNLDQVLIHAARLGNIPVIQEILSRGIDIDVQDEKGYTPLIIACYNNHFETAKLLLKSGADANAFDFGGNTALMGVSFKGYPDIAELLIDNGADLNMQHGNGGTALMFAAMFGRNDLVKLLLARGADKTILDNRGLSVEDLALQQGNHEAVTLLA